The DNA region AGTATATCCGAACCTCATCAGTGTCTCCCAAAGGATGAGGGGGAAGCCCTGCACGTCTAAGCACTTGGTGACGGTCCATCCATCTCCTTCCATCTGCCAAGGTTTTAAGGAACAGAATGAGTCGGGATTGAGTAAAAACTTTTGTTAAATGAAGCATCAAGGTATATAGGCAGTAGGGGTAAGGAAATTTTGGCAAAATAATTTGTAATAAAATTATCATTTTTTTACTCGGCCAATCTTAAGGTTTCGCCCTACAGTCAAGCATGGCTCTTATAGAGTCCTCGATTTAATGTAGAAAATTGTAGTTGGAGAGTGAAATTGTATATATGATGTTTAGAAATGAATTTGGTCGACAAGTTCATTGACCTTGCAATTATGAAGTTATTTTGTTCCATGGCTTCAAGCATATCATGAAAAAGCATGTTCCTTCAGGTAGGTGAAGAAAGCTCTGTCAGCAGCTTACTTGCTTCCTGACCTAAATTGGTATTTTTCAGTGGTTCTGCTGATATTTGTTtacatttcttttattttcaatCTTGGACAGCTTAGGAAACTAGTGACAACTGATGAAACCGAGGTCAGGTCCCAAGCTAGGATGACATAGTTCAGTAACCTAACTGACAGGCAGGCTTTCCAAATCATTTACCTCCGTTACCACAacagtatcttttatttttgaagcGACCTGAATGCTTCACTTAGCAGGGCAGTACAGATAATAGAAAACCATGTAATCCTTGTCCGTTGCATATTTCACAGTTTATCGGGAAGCTAGCAGGTAATTGAGACTGGTGCGCTGTGATACGTTTTCCAATCAGCAGCCTGTAAACAACTGCCCCCATTAATCTGAGGCAAGTTAGCTAGCTCCACTATCAGAACTGCTCTGGATCAGATGTTCCGAGTATAGTCTACTGAGAGCAGCCCGAGACTGAAAAGGCTTCATTCTTTCATTTGCTGAATATTGTAATACTTTTCAAAAAGACGGCAGAAGCCGAATATTATGATATAATTCAGAATAGTCTATTGTGTGTTCAAGTTTTTGTTTTGAACTGCTCGTTGAACTGGATCAGCACGAGATATAAGATGATCTGAGCAATCTATATTCTAGGGGCTGAAAGCCATGGCCATGTGAATGTAAAAGGATCCGTACCAAGGCCTGAACATCTACCAAGCTGAAATTTTCCTTTTAAGAGAATACATTCGCAGAGATTGTACATGGACCTGATATGAAACAGCAGAACGTTTATCTAGTAATCTGTTATGGTACGCCACACAGGCGTTAGCGCAGGACAAACCATACGAAAGACGAAACGACCCCAGCAACTAAACCGATCAGGCATCAGAACCACTCCCAAAACCCTGAGTCCCTTCTGGCTTCCGTTGTCATTCACCGTACTGAGTTACAAGTAGCACCTGGCTAAAGCTTTAAGAATTCTTCAATGAGAAAACTGCCCCAAGTGCAGAGACCTTGGCATCAGCAGGGGCTCGAGAAGCGAGCATTCGATGCCATCCACCATGCGCGTTCGGCAACTCTGGCATCGAAGGGACGAGTCATCTCGGATCATGATCTCGTGTGTCCCCCGCCGGCCGACTCAAGGTACAGAGTAAACCAGAAGCATCTATCCTTGTTATCAATCAATAGAGATGAAGATGGTAACTACAACCAATGTCACTGTACGGAGTTGTTCAAGCATTATTTCCACATAATACTTTCCGCATTCTGAAACTGAAAGGCACAAACTGCTTCCAGTCAGGATAAGCATCGAGCCTAACTACCAGAAATAGAAGAGTTGATGagttttctgaaattttctgaACAAAGAAAAGGACATCCACTTCTCATGTCATTCTATCCGAAGCAGCGAAACTTTTGATTTATGAAGAGATGAATTGAGAAGTTGTTGTCAGAAGTCCTGCTCTGATATTCCTCTAGCGTGCATCAACATCTGGGTGCCGCAACGCCTCAGCAGCTGAATTCGCAACGGGCAAATGAAAAGAACGAGTCAGTTAAGCAACATGTCATGGGTGATGCAGCTGTTGCAGAAGTTCAATAATTTAACACAATTTTGTAAATAGCAAAAAAGAAGacaaacatgtatatgcatCGCATTTTCTCAAGCACAAGTCAGCGCATTTGACTAAAATAAGTTCGCAAGAAAATATGTACATGCAACAACTATTTCACTGATCTCTTTTTGACAGCAAATTCAAAACTATAGAAGTACTCTGAACATATGCGCTATGTTACACGGTATGCAAGATTCAGTTTATATTGTCATCAGTATGATATTATGATCTACTGAAGATCTGTCATACAACAACTATTCTACTGATCTCTCACAGCAAATCCGAAACTACAGAAGTGCTGTTAGCATATGATCTATGGCACACAGTATGCAAGTTACGGCTTCTACTCTCATCAGTATGATCAACCGGTCACCTTTCATAATCAGAAGAAGAGCAGATAACTAGTGTCGCACAGACCACTGGGAAAACTGCAAAGTTCTGACCTGGTGATCCAGTGATCAGGACGACGATGTCCATGGTCTCCTCGTTGCGAGGCAGGTCGATAACCAGAGGGGTCAGCCGCCCGTAGACGCCGGCCCGCACGCACACCGTGATGTCGGAGAATATCTCTTGGTCCACACGGAGCGCCACCTCGTTCCTCAGGTTGAACACGGACCGGCCGTAGAACAGGAACGTGCCGAGCTGGTCGGAGTTCCCGAGGTCGTTTGCCCcaaagcaccggatgatccgcgACCGGTCCACCACTGCCTCGGCGCGCCGGCGGAACAGGCCGTGACGGCCTCCTAGATTCTGTTGCAACGGAACACTGGTGTTTAGGAAACCAAAACAAGTAGACAAACACTGGTAACTGAATGAACAAATCTGAAATTCTGAATACACATCATTATGGGAAGGAAATGTTCAGACCCAGACAACACTGCAACCGAGAACTATGAGAAAGAACTACAACAGTGATGTTACGGACAATAGCAAGAACTCACCCAAAAACTGAATTCCTACAACTACAAAACACCAGGATCTGACGCAGATCAACGAACGGCAGACAGAAATTGAGAAAGCAATCACAATTCAGAACAAGAGTCCCAAACTTAAGTTCTAGACTAGACAAGAAATTTTGTATAGCTGGTACGAAATGGGAAGGCGAAAAGGACTAGTTTGATAAAGAACTGCTCCCTAAAGCGAACCAAATTCAGAAGAGCAAGAAGTCAAGAACCTTGCACTACTGCTCCCTATGAGCGCGACCTACGGAATTATAACTTTTGAGTGAAAGGAGTAGTAATCTTGGCACAAAATGTACCAAGAATTGCATCCCCGTGAAGTTAACAGGCGGAATTAAGGGACACTTTGGAACGAACTGTTGCAAGACTTGCCCCCAGGGGAATTCAATGTCAGATTTCAGCAGCTCTTGCAAATTGACGCAAAAATTCCAAACCCTGCTTCCCCCCACCAAATCAATGCGAGGAGTGCAAAGGACAGAGAACGACGAGCTCACCTGAGTAGGACCTGGAACTGGAAGGACTGGCGGCGCCGGTCTCGGGGGGATGGCCTCGACCATCCAATGCTTCATATTGCTCCAAATGCTAATGAAGTGGTCGACGGTGGCGCCGGTGTGCCATATGCGGAACCTGCCGTTGGCGCGGAGGTGGCGGTTGGAAACGTGGCGCAAGAAGACGTCATCCCCGACCCCGCCCGGAGCCCTGACGCCCATCCACATGACGGCGTTCAGCTCCTGCTCGTCGTAGCAGCGCTGGACGACGCGGTGGCCACGGTGGCCGCGCGGCGCCGGGGCGGGTGAGAGCGCGAGGTACCGGCCGTAGGCGGCGCTGTGGAGGAGGACGTAGGTGATGCCGTTGCGCACGACCCGGTGCACCGCCCACGCGGTGTTCAGCGACGCTCGGCGCCGGCGCAGGGAGACGCGCaccccgtcgtcgtcgtcggcgtgGAGGTACGCGCGGGTCGCGCGGTTCCGCAGCCTCACGTGGATCCCGTTGGGGAAGAACTCCATCGCCGCCGCCTGTGGTGGTGCGGCGACGGCCGCGAGCGAGtgggtttcttggtttcttggcGCTGCGGCGAGGGGGCAGAGGAAAGGCGGGAAGCAGAGCAGGTGTTGGTTGCGACGGTTACGTTTGGGCGCCGAGGCGGGGCATTCATTTCAAGGCCAAGGCCTCCGCTGGACTCGCAAGCGTAGGTCCGTTGCTGCACGTGCCACTAGCAGGTGGGCCCGGATACGAGGCATTGCTGCAGCAACTGGTATGTGGGGCCGAACGCGAGGCCTCGTGCTGGGCCTGCGAGGAGAGCACTCCACCGGAGAGCACGCGCTGATGGAGCTCGACGACGTGCACTACGAGTGGATCGACGAGCGCCGGCGAGCTAACAGCGGCGGCCGCCGGGACTATGACGGCGATGAGCGTCAGCCATGAGCGTCGACGGATCGGCCTCAAGGGCAAGGTCGCCGAGGCGTCGCGCTGTGCCTGCGAGGCGAGCTACTCTACCGGAGACGGAGCGCAGACGGTGATGGAGCCCGTCGACGCGTAACGTACTACGAGTGGATCGACAAGTGCGATCGCGCCAACGAGGACTGATGGCGATCGTCGTGTCCCGGTGGGTTTTGACTTGGATTGATTCGGCACTCAAGCTTGCCGAGTTGGCCTGGCCCTTCTTGCATGCTGTTCTGCTTCTGCAGGAACTGCACATCAGCGAAACAAATATGAGAGATGTAACCTTGTAGCGACAATGCAACTCCCTAAAAAAACTCCGTTTTTTGTTGAGTTGTGTGGCACAGGCGCAGTTCAGTCTCTACATTCTTGAGGAGCGTATATTCATTCTTTCTGCTGCAAGACTAGTTCTGCACGCAATAGCAAACCTTATGAAATTTAGGGTTCCAATCTGATCAAGCTCGCAAGTTTTTATTGCTCTGCCCGGACTGCAGAGAGAAGGGACAGAAGTGAATCAATAACAGGATTGATTGTTTTCATTCTGCTGGAACAGCACAGATCCGAAACTTTTGAGGGTACGTCAGTTTTGATTCTGAAGCTCGTGCGGAAGTCGAAGATGAACGTGAGCACATTTGGCATTTGCTTGGATTGACATGGATTCACCCTGGTTAGCTTGTATTATCCAAGTTTGCAACTTGTGGCCGAGGCCCTTTTGGCCACCTGCCATCCTGGTATCTAcgttacaataaaaaaaatgtagaaCAAACAGAGACTGATCATGGAACCCGTATGCACCTAGGAACTGAGTTGATGATCAATCAGACATAGATCAACCCAACTGAGACTTGGTGATATATCAACACAGGTGCCTACTACACTCACCAATTTGGTTGATTTCAAGCATATAACTTCCTTACATCATACAAATAATGTAGTACTAAGTCAAAACACAACAGTTTCAAGAGAATTTTCTTAGTTCATATTCCCAGTCTCATGCTGATTTTGAGTTCTCAAAGATTCGCTAGCACTGCAACATAAAAGCAGTCCTGTCTAAAGAAGGATCTGCCCAATTGGAAGTAAAGGACAATTGAGGATACTAGGCTAAGATTAGCTATCGCACAAGAGGTTATATTGAGGTTGGACCAAGCGGAGGAAAAACGCAACCTCTCTCTAGATGAAATTGAGTTCAGGAAATTCTTGAGAAGCAGAGCAATTGGTCTGGCGGCCATTGAAAGGACTCATCTACGGCAGCACTCTCGCCTCACCTCGATACGGAAGGCTGATGCAAATTCTAAAGTTCTTCGAGTTGAAAGCAAattcaaggagaagaaagaactTCATCCAAAAACTAGAAATGGACACCGGCATGTGTATCACAAAGGAGGAAAGGGCGGCAGAATTGTATGCGTATTTCGTCAAGCACAACGGGACGGTAAGGGAGAGTACAGTGGGGCTTAACTGGGGGCCCTGCAGTATGCCTAGCATGATCCGAGTGAGCTAGAGGATCCTTTCAAGGAAGAAGAAGTGTTTCTGACTATTAGATCTCTCCCTTCTGAAAAATCGTCGGGCCCAGATAGCTACATTGGGTTGTTCTACAAAACATGTTGGCAGATTATCAAGCCGGACTTGCTGGTAGCTTTGCGTCATTTCTATTATTTGAGATGCGTCAACCTTCATCTCCTCAATGTTTCCAATATTGTCTTGCTTCCCAAAAAGACAGAAGTAGTTAAAGGTCTCCGATTACAGACCCATAAGTCTCATCAACAGCTTCTCCAAAATCGTTTCTAAGTTGCTTGCCAATAGGCTTGTGCCACACTTGAACGAGATCATTTCCAGGAgtcaaaatacttttatcaAAACAAGGTGCATCCATGACAACTTCATCTATGTGCAAGGTGTGATTCATGAACTACACAAGAAAAAGATAACATCCTTGTTCTTGAAATTAGATATAGTAAAAGCTTTCGACTTCGTAAGCTACCCATACCTGCTCGAGGTCCTCGATGTGCTGGGGTTTGAGGCCCGATGGAGGGATTGGATTTCTTAGCTCTTGGCCACTGCTTCCTCACGCGTCCTGCTCAATGGAGAGTCTGGAACGAATGTCAACCACGCAAGAGGTCTCCGGTAGGGGGATCCTCTTTCACCGATGTTCTTTATCATTGCAATTGACCCGCTCCAAAGCTTATTCCAATTGGCTGAACAGAACATGCTGCTCTCAACAGTTCTTCCTAGGAAAGCAAACCTCAATTGCTCCTTATATGCTGATGATGCGGCTTTATTTTGCACTTCGGACAGAGACCAACTAAAGACCATAAACATAATTTTGCAAGGAACTTGGCAAAGAAGGGATGGCCACATACGTAAAGCTAAGATATCCAAGAAGTGCTCAATCGTGAAGATGCTGAGAAGTCAATGTTGATAGAGTATTCCGAGGCGAACAGAGTATATGAGCATGCTCGGGGTATCTTTTACCGGGATTTTCCCGAGTGGTATACTTGGTAGaaaggcaaaaataaaaaaaaatctagcaaCGAAGGAGACGAGAAGGTGGACAGGTTGGTAGAATCGTGTCAGCTCATCCAGCCGAGGGGCAACGCTACTATCTGCGAGTTCTCCTAAACCACATGACTGGCACCACCTCCTTTGATGACCTAAGGATGGCTGACAACGAGATCCTACCTACCTTTCGTGAAGCCACAGAGAGAAGGGGTCTGATCGAGGCAGACAACACACTGAACGAGTGTCTTACAGAAGCGAGTTGTTCTAGATGTTACCATCGCTTCGAAGGCTCTTTGCAACAATACTGGTATTCTATGAGCCCAACGACGTGCGTGGACTCTGGAACAAGCACATGGAGGCAATGTTGAAAAACTATCGCCGCATCAATCCATGCACACTCGCGGTCCAACAGATGGTTTTAGTAGATATCAGAAACATGCTACAATAAATGGGTAAAGATATACGGTCATTTCCTCTCCCTGAGATCGACGAGGCACAGGACACAGCAAACGGTGTGCCCAAGGAGATCTTTGAGGAATCCACGATCGAGCTTGAACATGGGGACGCAACTCTGTCGGACTCCCTCAATGCCGAGCAGAGGGCTGCCTACGATGAGATTATATATGTTGTTGACAGTGATGAAGGCAGCGCATTTCTCGTGGATGGACCAGGAGGGACAGGGAAGACTTTTCTGTAAAAGGCATTGTTCCCAACAATACACGAGCAGGGGAGAAGATTGCTGTGGCAACAACTACGTCTAGTGTTGCAGCTTCCATAGTGCCTGGAGGAAGAACCGTGTACTCGCGCTTCAAGATACCACTGAGTGTCGACGATGGTGCGTTTTGTAGCTTCACAAAACAGAGTGGGTTTGCCAAGCTTCTACAGACGGCTTCACTTATTATTTGGGACGAAGTCTCTATGACTAAGAGATAGGCGGTGGAGGCGCTGGACAAGAACATGCGTGACATAACAAGCCAACCAGAACTGCTGTTCGGTGGGAAGACAGTTGTGTTTGGTGAAGATTTTAGGCAAGTCCTCCATATTGTCCGAAAGGGGTCAAGGGCTCAGATAATTGATGCATCGCTGCATAGGTTGTACCTATGGGATTGCATGTGTCACCTAAAGCCTGTATGCAACATGAGGGCATAGGGCGACCCATGGTTTGCGAAATACCTACTGCGCATCAAGGGTGGCACCGAGGAGGCAAATGGTGATGGTGACATACGCCTTCCTGGCGATACATGTGTGTCATATACAGGGGAGGACACAGACCTTGATAAACAAATAGACAACATTTTTTCAATGCTTGATGATAATATGTCGGATCCAAACTACATCACCTCGAGAGCTATCTTGTCCATATGGAACGATTATGTGGACTAGATTAATATGAACATGATTGGTCGCTTCCAAGGGGAGGAGATAGTGTATCATAGCTTTGATCGTTCAGAAAACGATCCCCATAACTTCTACCCCCTTGAGTTTCTTAACTCGCTAACACCTAACGGACTGCCTCCACACGTTTTGAAACTCAAGATGAATTGCCTTATCATATTACTCATGAACATTGACCAAGCGAACAGACTTTGCAATGGGACGAGTTTGGTGGTCCTGGGGTTCCGGAGAAATGCCATGGATACAGAGATTATACTATGGCAGCATGCTGGAAAGAGGGTTTTTCTGCCTCGGATCCCCCTGTGCCCCTCTGATGATGAGATGTTCCATTTCCAGTTAAAAGAAAGTAATTTCCTGTCAGGCTCAGTTTCGCCATGACAGTCAACAAGGCACAGGGGTGTACCATCCTCAACGTTGGCATTTACCTGCTCGAGTCGGTGTTCTCTCGGTCAGTTATATGTTGCGCTATCTAGAGCCACCGCCAGAGCGAACATCAGGATCCTCGCCATTCCAGctgatgaaaaaaaaagtgctcaaagcaaagtgGGACATACACGAGAAATCTCGTCTACAGAGAGGTCCTTACGGCATAGACAAGGTCTAGAATCTCATGTAGTGtatatttttttgcttttattaggaatatttttttatcttaaaaTTGGATGCTTACAAGATTCCTGTTGAGGCTCATAATGCAGACAttgcattgttttttttttggtcatcTTTAATGTAATTCTAGACTCTGAAGTTCATAGATTTTGCTTATGCTTGATGTTATCTTATGTAATTTTCATTTTCGTTGCAACGCACGAGCACTCAACTAgtagagaagaaaagaaagaggaagaaggagagtCTTTGGGGGTTTCATCAAATTCGTCACCAATTCGTGATCCTCACATAAGGAGAACTTTCTAAAagaacaatgatgtcgcctagacggagggtgaataggcgtttttacaaaaattcgtccccttttaccattggcctaaacttgcagcgtaatataaattaacggatttttcacaagtaaaaaacctaaatatgctagactcaactagtgcacaatcaccctaaataagtgtgaaaattacaattctaaggtgacaaaaattatttaattctagcaagagatatacaataaaacttaaattgaaaaaggctaaaaatactgttcacatatctgaaatcactgttcattcggagtatccggggtagcccggatgttccgggttgtacaggtccggactctctggtaaagtccggattctccgggttctgtacagaactgagtccgaaactgaatataaaggaggggtagagagttctagctcaaaccaagtaaTGTCGTGTGATCCAAGtaatgattccaagtagatccatgaagaacctacactcaaatacacacaaacaagtagatcgagcaatatgcacaaagatttgaacaagaacttaAAAATAAGGGAACAAGAGatgagacacaaagatttgttttcTGAAATTCGgcttcaccaccgtgaatcctacatctccatttaggaagctccaatgagccaggtctctttcaaccgctttcctggatccactagctttatctcttccctttcgaaggcgagatcgaccttcacaaactttcccgcagCTCACCACACGCGTGGGAGCTCAGCgagcaacacctagccggctaggaggcttcaccttcaagagtaacaaacgcaatcgaacttcttgccgataaactcaagtgctcaagattggatttggcttacttgcactcaatcttctaactcacttttcttctcaaatcacacactagaatggagtgaaAGGgtgttcttttggctctaaaatgtGTTTCTTTTGTGCCCTTGCAGGAACACAAAGGATGGGGATGAGGGGATATAAATAACCCACttaaaaaactagtcgttactcaACTTTTCTGGTcttactcggagtctccggcgTACACcaaagtatccgggtcaactaaAACAGtccaaaccgagactctctatggagtctcacccggagactccgaacagtccggagtatccggccttcaccggagtattcgggttcaGCACAGTTGACCTCtaaaaaacggcgataacttttgatcccggagtccgattttgacgattttggactctatggaaagcttattcagagggctacatatctcaactaaattcatgacataaaatatataggatcaaattaggaacactctaaaaTCTAATTCAGATACTTTCACACTTTCCGCTctaaatttctaaaaagaactctcattatgagtttggttaaaaactcttgagcactgagacacgataattagctcacgttgcgttactcttaatagtgcggcatacctatactcaaattctaagataaaactcgtttgaaccactttgaacatttgaaaactttcaagtaccgcttctttctttcaaactttgagggttgtcaactttcatatattcttcactccatctcttcttaattattcatatgattgatgtgaatcatctaTAGCTTCACATGGCCTCGGACGATCCATCggtgcaaagccttcactcgctcttcaccactattttggtccttcggcgctaagccatttgcttacccttcaccaccggatggtccatcgtagccaaatcttgcttgcccttcactgtcttgccatagaaatcattttgtattcgacatttccaaggaattcactttattAATTATgaagtccactcttgttcttcactcttgtcacatatgatttcaattcaacttataccttcttatggatcctaaccctaactcactctaagcacaaagcatatgggttagtccataaaacctaaatgataa from Phragmites australis chromosome 8, lpPhrAust1.1, whole genome shotgun sequence includes:
- the LOC133927525 gene encoding uncharacterized protein LOC133927525, with protein sequence MEFFPNGIHVRLRNRATRAYLHADDDDGVRVSLRRRRASLNTAWAVHRVVRNGITYVLLHSAAYGRYLALSPAPAPRGHRGHRVVQRCYDEQELNAVMWMGVRAPGGVGDDVFLRHVSNRHLRANGRFRIWHTGATVDHFISIWSNMKHWMVEAIPPRPAPPVLPVPGPTQNLGGRHGLFRRRAEAVVDRSRIIRCFGANDLGNSDQLGTFLFYGRSVFNLRNEVALRVDQEIFSDITVCVRAGVYGRLTPLVIDLPRNEETMDIVVLITGSPAAEALRHPDVDAR